GTTCTCCTTGCATTTGTATAGACCTTAAAGTAAACTTTGCAGTGTAAATAGTGATTTGTCAATTCTTTTTTACACTACACGGTGTAGTTTACCTTGAATATCTAATGAAGGAATAATGAATATTGAAAAATGAGAGAAAAAGGGATACCAGCAAAAAGCGACAATCCATTCTCGATGCCGCTGTAAAAGCCTTTGTTAATGAGGGATATGACAAAACCAGTATGGACCGGATTGCCGATATTGCCGGGGCTTCCAAACGAACAGTGTATAACCATTTCCCCAGCAAAGAGAATCTCTTGCAGGAGGTTATAGACCAATTCGGTAGAGAAATGCACACATTAAAACTGATCACATATGATCATAATCTCCCTCTGGATGAACAGCTTTCAAGATTTGCCGATGCAGAGATTTCAGTCGTAAACAACCCTGCCTGGATGGGATTCATTAAAATGCTGCTGACCGAGTTTGTCCGTTCCCCTGATCTGGCGCAAGAAGCAATGTCCCGAAACGAAAAGATCGAAAACAGCCTGACTGTCTGGATGCGTGATGCCGCTCTCGACGGAAAGTTACTGATTGAAGATCCATCCATGGCTGCCAGTGTTTTTTCTGCCATGATGGGGGGGGCCTTCACCTGGCCTGCCTTATACCGGGGAGGACTGGATAGTCAGAAGATTCCTGAATTAAAAAAAGAATTGATTCAAACATTCCTTTGCCGTTACCGCAGAGACGAAGAGAAAAGTCTCTTCGTTGACCATCCATGCCCAAAGAGTTAGATTTTTTCAAAAATTAAAAATCATAGCGACCAAAATGTACTCAGGGAGTGGAAAATGAGAGAAAAAACCACAAATGAGGAACAATTTGATTATTTTGTCACCATCGAAGCCAAAGGCATCACCCTGGCTCATGAAATAGCACTGCTCCTGGGGCAGATCCTCTTTCCAGGCTCAGACATTCTGTAGGCTTAGACATCTTCCAGGATCAGTTTTCGGGCCGGATAATCTTCAGCCCCAGATCCTTCAAAGCCGGGAGGGAACAGACCTTCTCAAAATACTCCTGCCCCTTCCCCCGGATCTCGGGGATGTCCAGATGCAATATTTCCCGGTGTTCCATCAGAATACGCCCCTTCACCAGGACGGTATCCACATCCCGGGGGGATGCGCCGTAGACCAGGACAGAATAGGGATCATAGACGGGAAACATGGAGGGACTGGAGTGATCCATGATCACGATGTCCGCCTCTTTTCCTATCTCCAGTGATCCGACCCGGTCCGCAATATGCAGGGCCCGGGCTCCCCCGATGGTCGCCATTTCGACAACACTCTCGGGAGGCATCGCCT
The sequence above is drawn from the Oceanispirochaeta sp. genome and encodes:
- a CDS encoding TetR/AcrR family transcriptional regulator, which codes for MKNERKRDTSKKRQSILDAAVKAFVNEGYDKTSMDRIADIAGASKRTVYNHFPSKENLLQEVIDQFGREMHTLKLITYDHNLPLDEQLSRFADAEISVVNNPAWMGFIKMLLTEFVRSPDLAQEAMSRNEKIENSLTVWMRDAALDGKLLIEDPSMAASVFSAMMGGAFTWPALYRGGLDSQKIPELKKELIQTFLCRYRRDEEKSLFVDHPCPKS